Sequence from the Rutidosis leptorrhynchoides isolate AG116_Rl617_1_P2 chromosome 3, CSIRO_AGI_Rlap_v1, whole genome shotgun sequence genome:
GGAGACATCTTTTTAAATTTATGTCTATTGGTGCAGCTTGATTATGAAGAAGAATATGTAGAAGAAAACTCCTTTAATTTTGTGAAGTTTTTCCAATGTGTGCCTTTACTTCATACTTTAGCTATCTCAGAGAATTACATGAAGGTGATTTTGCTTAAAGATTATATTACATCTCATACACGAATAATTGTGATTGCTAATCTTTTTTTTGCTTTGttttttttgtcttttaagttCTTGTCTTCGGGTGGTATGCCAAGTAAGCTTTCGACTTCGCTTCACCTCACCTATGTTTGTTTGGATGTGTGCCTAAGGGAACAAGATGTCATTTCATCTGTCCTTTGCATAATCAGGAGCTCCCCAAATCTAGAAAGAATTTTCttccaggtatatatatatatatatatatatatatatatatatatatatatatatatatatatatatatatatatatatatatatagtggtaggatcaagggggaagtaaccaagcggggggaagcaaatttttttttttttttcgttttttgaaaaaactttgttcacgaacattatagattggatgaaaatatgaacatttaataaagacactttgtgataaatgtttttattttggcgggaaaacgctcgaagaagtaatatataacaattatcgtgtttttcgagcgtatgttgaggttttagatattagggtttagctattagggtttagatattagggtttagatattagggtttagatattagggtttagaaatttagggtttagatttaggatttagattgagtttttaacacgaacgatttagagtttagggttttgggtttagggactaaacactaaacccaaaacaccaaaccctaaactctaaatcgggctacattttgcttcacaaaacatgaaaaaaaaaaaaaaaaaaaaaaaaaaacgttaacattcttcacgaccaatattatcttgaatgttatttttgtcgatcgttttcccgcctaaataataacattcatcacgaagtgtattttttttctaaatgttcatatttttgtgtgatcttgatgcgtggaaaaaaaattccaaaaaaaaacgaattttttttttttttgcttcccccgcttccccccgattggttacttccccaatgatcctgcccctatatatagtcATATTACTTATGATAATGGTTCTTAAAATACAGTTTTGATTGATGACATTTCACCATGTTTTCTGAATCAGATGTATGATAATGAAAAGTTGCCGATTCAGGAAAGTTCCATTAAGTTTGATGATCTCCAAGACGACTTGAGTTTGACCTTAGATCACCTTAAGAGTATTGATATAGTAAGTTTTAGTAACATTGCGTGTGAGATGGTGTTTGTGAAACTAATTATGGGTAAGTCGCCTATACTAAAGATAGCACGAGTTGAGCTAAGCGACAATGTTTCTTTTGATGAAGAACTGAAGATTCTTAGAGAGATGATTCGTGTTCAAATTCCACGTGCATCACCTTCAGCACAACTAATTATTGAACgcccaaaaaaaaaattatgaaggcTACGATTTTGGTGATACTAGGTAATTGTCTTTGTTAACATTAAGGATTGTCAAAGCAGAGTATTGTGCTTTTATGTGGACTTTTTTGTGTACTCGTTTAAATTATGTTTTCTTTTGTCGTATGATGAAGTGCTACTTTTGCTTTGTTATAAATCCAAACCTTGCTTTGGAAGTAAATCCTCCCACGCACAATTAAGTTCTTTATTTTGTACAGATGGTTTAATCTTGTTATAGGTGCTTAGGAATGCAGTTTTTAACATAGGCCTTCAAAGAACCCCATATTAATTAGTCAAATATGTATAACAACAGTTGACTTGGAATCTATGCATGTTTGAAACACTGGTCTTCCTTATTCTGTAACAAGTTCACCTCCAAACCACGTACTTTTGATGCAGCTACCCTTGATTGCTTAAATTGCACAATGAACACTTTTAAATTGTACCCTATATTATAACtccatttgttttattaaatagacGCTATAGTTTAACATCAATGCTTAAAACATACGAAATACGGATACAAACACCTAATAGAAAAACTCACCATATGCAGGCCGTGAGTGCAAATCCTCTAAAAATGAGGTATCTAAAAagttattcatatatgaaaaactgcAGACACATAAATTTTCCTTTGCAAAGTTCCTTTTGATACTTGATATATTTAGTTCCACCCCCGGCATAATCCAATTTACCTTTTTTTAAGCAAAAATAGTGAATACTAATATAGATACGAGGTCGTTTCCAAAGAAAAACGCCCTTAAAAAGGAATTCAAAAAAGAGGAGGAAACGGGGAAGCTCACACATAGAAAACAACTATCTAAATGAACTATCTATAAATGAGTCTCCCGAAAAACTAATAAAACAAACTAACCTAACAAAACCGATTACCACAAGCTAAAAAGGAATCACACCAAACAGACAAAACACAAGACGAACCCGACCAATCAACTTGTAGGTACCCTTTTCAATTCACCATTAACCGTCTCGGAGAAATTCTTCCAGGACCAATTCTTAATCATGTAAGATAACAGATTGGAGGATCAATCACCCGGTGCGCTCTCCTCTGCCAAGCGTGTCATCATTTCATCGAATGCCGCAAAAGCCTCTGCGGACATATTTCCTCGCCCGATTGTTGATGAACCGCCATCTCCACCATCTTGAGGATCCATAAACAAGTTTTTTATTGCGTCCCCGTAATCCAAATCATTAACAACATCTTTAAGCTTATAAACACCTGAAGTGGAAGCCTCGTTCGCATTCTTCAAGACCTCTGATTAACTTCACTAAGCACTCTTTGAAACATGTTTATTCAAGACATACCACGATTTACAAAAATCTTCACATGAAGGGGCCTCGCAATCGCAATAACTTCTTCCACTACGACCAGAGGCCTCTCACCGTTCGATTCTACTTCACGTTTTGTCAACAATTAttccttctttttctttttcaaatgaGCCAATCTTACCACAAACATAGTGTTATCATCATTCGGCTCTGGCACACCATTAGAAACGGCATATCATTAGAAATGGCCATAACCAATTAACCACTTCGACTGGCCGTGACTAGCTTCATTTGACGTCGAATAATTAACTTTGGACATTTTCTTCATGATATCCCCGAAACTAACACCTTCATCGTTTGTCGAATCTAAAATCACCATGTCGGCCTCGTTAACCAAAAACGAACCAAATTCGATGGGCGTTGTTGTAATGAACGTGGTACATCAGTTTGAAAGTCGCTAGTGGGACTTATCGTGGAAGTCGGATACTTGCGGGGTTTGAAACGGGATGACCAAATAATTGGTCGGATATTTCAAGATGCTTGGAATATGTGAGTGAACTTGATCTTTCTAGGATTGTTGAGGGTGTCAGAAAGTCGGTGTGAGTTTCGTGGTAACGGACGAAAGTTATCGAGCAATGGTGAAGTCGACACATGACGATCTCCCCAACTTCCGGTCTATTGATACTTCGTCAGAATTAAATAAAACGATTCATATATCTTAACGGGGTCTTCGATGGTGTAGGAATTAGATCTAAAATACTCAAATATGAGAAAAAAGAAGAAATGAGTTGATCGGTTTCATATGTTTTAATGGTGGTGTTAGTTTTGGAGTTGCAGAGCGAAAGCCAGTCATGATGAAATAGGTGTTCGTTTAACCGTTTAGGAAATATAATACTAATAAGCATTTAATAAAATTGATATATTATGAGCTCTTGTGTCTTATTAGGCATTGATGTATGCTATAAATGTAAAATAAAATTTGAATATGTTAGACCATTCCCAACGACATGTGCATGTGATAGGGGATGTCATTAACACCGTCACGGGAGGGCGCCGATGGCATTGGTGCCGCCCTCGGCCGCCCTCGGCCGCCCTCACTCCCATCGCCCTCGTACAAATCATACATACGCACAAATGAGGACGAGAAGATACAAATGTTTGAATATTTCGACCGTTTAATTGCCCAACGGCTAGGTGGccgaattttttattttatttttatttttttatatctcATTTATTTACACTAGATATCTATTTCATTTCCAACACTCCTAAAACACACACAATACTTCCAAAAATTCTAAACAACTACAACACTTCCAACTCTTTCATTCAACAATTTCCTTCATCAAAATGCCTAAAAACTCATCATCCAAAAAAACCAAAACAAACCGAACGAGCAACACAACGACACTCAACGAAGTAATGATTTTTTTCAAACTCTACTTGAAAACCAAATGTGTTTCAACTCGCCATCCGGGTCATCTTCCATCCCGGCTCACGACATGGGGTTTGCCAAATACGCATCATCTTCACCTATTTTTAGTCCTAATCAACAATACACCAATTTTCACCATCAACAACTACAATATGGTCAACAACAATTTCCTCAACAACATTTTGGTCAACAACAATTTCATCAACAACAATTTCATAAACAACAAACTCGTCCAACAATACGACAACCTAACTTTCCAAATCAAGTTCCTACACAAATTCCAACGGATACCAAATCCGGTGATGAAGATGTTGAAGCCGTTCCCGAAACTCAACCCAAATATGTTGAAGACCAGGGTGAAAGTGACCTGAGATCAAAAGGAAAAAAGAAAGTCACATGCAAAAAAGTGTCGTGGACGGACGAAGAAAGTGTGATTTTGGCAAACGTTTGGATGCAAGCATCCGAACTAACGGGAACGAGCCAAACAAAAGAGTCTTTTGGGGTTATATCCGAGAAAATTACAATGCCCAAGTGCGTGAAAAACGTCGAGCCGATCAAATAACGGGAAAATGGAGCAAGATGTCGAAAGATGTCAAACTTTTTATCGGCAATTACACGAAGCTTGAATCATTTTGGGAAGTGGGAACAAAGATGCCAATATCGTAAGTAGCGCACGTCGAGAATTTAAGGAACAAACGAAGCGTAAGTTTCTTTACGAGGAAGCGTGGCGAGTTCTCAAAGATTTTCCTAAATTTCTAACATTCGAGGGGGTCGTTCCCAAGCGTAATCGGCCTGTCGAGTTACCCCCACCGCTTGTGAGTGGACCGGGTGAAGGTTCGAACCAAGGTGCGGGTGGGGATCCGAGTCAGTTTGAAAGGTTATTTCACGAAGAACCTCTGCGTCGTCCACCGGGTCGTTCAAGTACCAATAGTCAAAGAAGTTCGGGGTCATCCGATGCGGCCTCACAGTTGTCTTCCAACGAAGCTCGTTTGCAATTGATTGAAATCGCCAATGCTACAAGGCGGACGATGGATAGGACATGCGACGTGACCGAGACCCGTGAAATGTTGGATCAATTGTCATCTCACCCAGCCATGTGCACCCGACTTGACGGAGGAACAACGCGCTTTGGTATTGAGAGCTCGAACAAAAATCACCAAGAAATACCAAAAAACGTTTGAGTTATCCGAGACGAGTAGTTTTTattgttttacgtacttgtgtttgTTTTTAAATatgtctttttaaaaaaaaaaaatgtaaccgtATCATTGTTATTTAATAAATGTGATGTTCAAAAACAATTATTTATttgctttaataataataataataataataataataataataataataataacaataataataataataataataataataataaaatttgagtAAGTATGTTATGGTTGGCAATGGTGTGTTATAtgagtgttatgggaggaagtggtgagaaaggaggagagagaaagctgatgtgacgCTGAGGAAGTGTGGATGATGGGCTGACGGCGTCATGGTTGGAAATGGTCTTAGAACTAGTTGATGGTATTGAGCTATGGAAGATTGTGATAAAGAAAGAAAAGCGAAAAAAGATAAAATGACTAAATTAGGGCTTTCATTTTGCGATAATGATGTTGGTGATGAAGGTGAAATaataattagttaattgaaaaggagaaGAAAAAGTTAAAAAGACAAATATCTTAACATGCATACATGCATGGCACATGACTAAATTTAACGGTTTAACGGAGGACGTCTCACGTAAAAGTTACAATTTAAGCGACGACCAGAACATAGAAAAAGTTCAGGGACGAAGATCGAAATTTCGGGTAATTATGTCTTTTCTAAATCCTCAAACGAGACTAAAATAGAATACGTTCCTTTTGCTGTATAAAATTTGCCCTAAATCAAAATACTCCTTGTTCATCACGTCCGTTTGGTTGGCCACTCATTGCGCTTTCAATCCGGAATTGTAGCTCTTAAAATCGATCAAAAGTGTAGAGGTAATTCATACTCTCTTCTTTCTTGTAGAAAAGCTAACATGTACTGTTTTATTCATCAGCTCAACAACTCATTGTACTGAGGATTAATTTAGTTGTTattcaagttttatttatttatccaTATATAAGTTGAATTAAGAATCAGTTACACAATACTTTAATATGAACTGAAATATCTTACTCGAAACTCTTGATTTTGCAACCCTAGATATGatgaaatattttttatttatcttGAAGAGAACAGTGTGCCTGAAAAAAATGTGCcatctatctttttttttttttttttttttttttaaaccactGAATGCTGAAAATATGTTCCTGTTTTCTATGAACGTTAGTTTTTAAAGATTTAGTTGTAATTCTAAAAAGTTAGGTTTATCTTTTCCATGAATGATGATTttgttaataaaataattataaaatatagatatagatgtaaatatatatttatcacTTCCACTATGGAAAACACGGTCACATTTCTTTTGGTTTTGTTGATTTACATTACAGACTTGTGGAGTGTATATAATGGAAACTCAAACACTAAGTTTGGATATAATCAGCTCCCTTCCTGAAAACATAATTGAAACAATTTTAAGTCTTATGCCAATCCGAGATGCATTGAGAACCAGCATTTTGTCTAAGAGATGGAAGCATTGTTGGATGACTATGCCCAAACTTGTATTTGATGATAACTTGGTTCAAGAGTTTTTTGTTGGCGGACGTTTGGTGAAATATAAGCTTGTCAATGCGATCTTCCATGTTTTGTTAATGCATAGTGGTCCGATGATACTCGAGTTCATTCTTTCTATCAACAAATTGGGCATGGTAGCCGAGTTTGACCATATCATACTTTATATTTCAAGGAAATTTAATGTGGAAGGGTTGAGGGTTTCCACTTCTGGCTCTTTCTACAAACTACCCACTTCGTTCTTTTCATTGAAAGGACTAGATGTTTTACCGCTATCGGGTTGTTATTTTGAACCTCCAGTGACATTTAATGAATTTAATTAGTTGAGGAGCATCGCATTTTATAATGTTAAGGTTTCTGCTCAAGGGCTTCAACATGTCCTCTCGACCTGCCCACTACTTGAAAGAATCTATTTGGTTACGTTTATATAAcctttttatttctttcttttttttgaACAACATTATGGGATCAcccagggggacttaaccacccacgtgtTCATCTCTCACAGTTacataaccccccccccccccccccccacagcccccgcaacgcgatgtgcggaaggcacccttAGGCGAAATTCAAGGGTAAATgagcaaccttgtgtgcaatgctgcactcaacgggagtcgaactcctgacgtctcgctaagagaggcagaccactatcacatgagctacaacacaaagTTCAAATAACCTAGCTTTTACGAAGCTGCTTTACTTGAAGATATCATTGTAaatgtatttttatgtttatagATGCAGGTCGATTATGAAGAAGAATATGTAGAGGAAAACTCCTTTAATTTTGTGAAGCTTTTCCAGTGTGTGCCTTTAGTTAGTACTTTAGCTCTCTCAAAGAATTACATGAAGGTGATTTTGGTCAAAGATTATATGCATCTCATACACGAATAATTGCGATTGCTAATCTTTGTTTTGTTTTTTGTCTTTTAAGTTCTTTTCTTCGGGTGGTATACCAAGTAAGCTTTCGACTTTGCTTCACCTCACCTATATTTGTTTGGATGTGTGCCTAAGGGAACAAGATGTCATTTCATTTGTCCTTTGCATAATCAGGAGCTCCCCAAATCTAGAACGAATTTTTTTCCAGGTATATATATGTAGTCATATTGCTTACGATAATGGGTCTTATAATACAGTTTTGATGACTTTCACCATGTTTTCTTAATTAGATGGATGATAATGAAAAGTTGCCGATTCAAGAAAGTTGTTTGCAGTTTGCTGATCTCCAAGACGACTTGAGTTTGACCTTAGATCATCTTAAGAGTTTTAAAATCGTAGGTTTAAGTACTATGGAGTTTGGAATGGAATTTGTGAAACTGATCATGGCTAGGTCGACTGTACTAAAGATTGCACGAATTGAGCTTAATGACGATGTTTCTGTTGACAAAGAACTGAAGATTCTTAGAGATATGATTCGTTTTCCATTTCCACGTGCATCACCTTCAGCACAACTAATTATTGAACGCCCGGAAACTACTTCACGAAGGCTAAGATTTTGGCGATACTAGGTAATTGTCTTTGTTAACGTTAAGGATTGTCAAAGCTTTTTATGTGGACTATTTTGTGGAGTACATATCCAGATTATGTTTTCTTATGTCGTAGAAAGTAGCCTAGCTACTTTCTACTATGTTATAAATCCGATACTTGATACTTGATTATGAAGTAAAGTCATCCTTTGTGGAACTCAATTAAGTTATCATAACCCCATTTGTTTTTATATAATTTGTCAAATACTAGTGTAGCATTTCTTGCTTTTTTTTCTTGAGCTACGTATAGCACACTCAGGTACGTATcgattttttatttgtttttacttTTTGTTATTGGTCGGAAGGGGAGTAGGGAGAGGG
This genomic interval carries:
- the LOC139900580 gene encoding F-box/FBD/LRR-repeat protein At1g13570-like, whose product is METQTLSLDIISSLPENIIETILSLMPIRDALRTSILSKRWKHCWMTMPKLVFDDNLVQEFFVGGRLVKYKLVNAIFHVLLMHSGPMILEFILSINKLGMVAEFDHIILYISRKFNVEGLRVSTSGSFYKLPTSFFSLKGLDVLPLSGCYFEPPMQVDYEEEYVEENSFNFVKLFQCVPLVSTLALSKNYMKFFSSGGIPSKLSTLLHLTYICLDVCLREQDVISFVLCIIRSSPNLERIFFQMDDNEKLPIQESCLQFADLQDDLSLTLDHLKSFKIVGLSTMEFGMEFVKLIMARSTVLKIARIELNDDVSVDKELKILRDMIRFPFPRASPSAQLIIERPETTSRRLRFWRY
- the LOC139896976 gene encoding F-box/FBD/LRR-repeat protein At1g13570-like isoform X2, translated to MMKTQCISSDRISSLPQNIIETILTLMPIRDALRTSILSKKWSGPTILKFELDFYKLGMITEFDQIILGLSRRSNVKDLIIDTSNSFYKLTTSFFLMQGLESISLKNCNFEPPVNFNGFSKLRNMCFENVRVHAEVLQNFLPNCPLLEDIRLLDYEEEYVEENSFNFVKFFQCVPLLHTLAISENYMKFLSSGGMPSKLSTSLHLTYVCLDVCLREQDVISSVLCIIRSSPNLERIFFQMYDNEKLPIQESSIKFDDLQDDLSLTLDHLKSIDIVSFSNIACEMVFVKLIMGKSPILKIARVELSDNVSFDEELKILREMIRVQIPRASPSAQLIIERPKKKL
- the LOC139896976 gene encoding F-box/FBD/LRR-repeat protein At1g13570-like isoform X1 — encoded protein: MMKTQCISSDRISSLPQNIIETILTLMPIRDALRTSILSKKWRYSWMTMPKLVFDHHLVGGSLLKSKLVSAIFHVLYIHSGPTILKFELDFYKLGMITEFDQIILGLSRRSNVKDLIIDTSNSFYKLTTSFFLMQGLESISLKNCNFEPPVNFNGFSKLRNMCFENVRVHAEVLQNFLPNCPLLEDIRLLDYEEEYVEENSFNFVKFFQCVPLLHTLAISENYMKFLSSGGMPSKLSTSLHLTYVCLDVCLREQDVISSVLCIIRSSPNLERIFFQMYDNEKLPIQESSIKFDDLQDDLSLTLDHLKSIDIVSFSNIACEMVFVKLIMGKSPILKIARVELSDNVSFDEELKILREMIRVQIPRASPSAQLIIERPKKKL